TCTAGAAAATAGCAATTGAATTGTTTATAATTTTAAAAAATTTATTAGACACCCATGGAAACAGGTCTTTACGAACAACTCATAAATAAAGTCATTGCTCAGAAATTAAATCTATTGGATAGGGATAAATTCTATATAAATAAAATAGCCCTTGATAAAACTGAAGCAAGTAAAGTTTTATCACAATATTTAAGCAGAGTTATTCATTACGCGCTTAATCAAATACAAGGAAAAAATAGCCTAGAAAAACAGTTAAAAATATCAAATAAAATCATTAAAGTCCTCAATAAAGAAATCTCTGATGCTGAAATTGATGAAAATATAATAGCAACTGAAGCAAACATTCTTAATGCAATTTACGAAAAACTGAATGCTGATTTTATTGATTTTAAATCACACCTAAAAGAAATTACTCCATATACAAGGTTATCTCATAGTGAGTTATTCACTGGAAATCACGCAGGAATTTCGCTAGAAAGCGAAATAAAAAAAGAAATATTATCATCTGATAAAATAAGCTTCTTGGTCTCATTCATCAAATGGACAGGAATTCGAATATTTGAAAACGAATTGAAAGAATTCACAAATCGTGGTGGACAACTCAAAATTATTACAACTTCTTACATGGGTGCCACTGATTTAAAGGCAATAGAGTTTTTATCTAGTTTGGAGAATACAGAAATAAAAGTTTCTTACAATACAAAAAATGAAAGACTTCATGCTAAAGCCTATTTATTTTACAGAAATACAGGATTTCACACTGGTTACATTGGTTCATCCAATCTGTCACGTTCAGCATTAACCAATGGGTTAGAGTGGAATATAAAACTAACAACTCAAGAGGTAAGTCATTTAATTGACAAATTTCAAAAAACATTTCAAACATATTGGCAAGATTCTGAATTTGAATGTTTCAAATATACAGACCATTCAGAAAAACTGAAAATAGCGCTACGCAGTGAGAAACATTCCTCCAAAATACAGTTTGATGCATCAACTCTATTTGATATCAGACCTTATAGCTATCAACAAGAAATCATAGATAAGCTTCAAACTGAGAGGTTGGTTCACAAACGAAATAAAAATCTTGTTGTTGCAGCCACAGGAACCGGTAAAACAGTAATTTCTGCTTTTGATTTCAAACAATTCAGAAAACAAAATCCAGAAGCCAGACTTTTATTTGTCGCTCATAGAGAAGAGATTTTAAAACAATCAAGAGCAACTTTTCAAGGTGTCTTGAAGGATAATAATTTTGGTGAATTATGGGTGGGAGGATATGAGCCAGAAAGTTTGAAGCATGTATTTGTTTCTGTACAAACCTTGAAGAATAGAATTAAAAACTTACAACTTGATTCGAGTTACTATGATTTCATCATTGTAGATGAAGTTCATCATATTACAGCTAGTAGTTATCGCCCTATTCTCAATCAATTTAATCCTAAAATTTTATTGGGATTAACTGCAACACCAGAAAGAATGGATGGTGCAGATATATTGAGTGATTTCTCTGGAGTTATTGCTGCCGAAATTCGACTTGCTGAAGCGCTTAATCGAAAATTGTTATGTCCTTTTCAATATTTTGGTATCACTGATAGTGTTGATATTTCTAATGTTGAATGGCGTAATGGAAGGTATGTTCCCTCTGAACTGACAAAAATTTATACTGAAAATGACAGAAGAGTTGGTGAAATTATAAAAAACATTCACAAATATCAGAAAAATATCCATGAAACAAGAACATTGGGATTCTGTGTTGATCAAGATCATGCGCAATACATGGCTGAGAAATTCCATTTAGCAGGATTTAAAGCAGGTTATTTAGTCAGTAATAACAGTTCGTTACGGCACGAACTTAGACAGAGATTTATTAAAGGTGAAATTAACTACTTATTTGTAGTTGATATATTCAATGAAGGCGTTGATATTCCGGAAATTGACACTGTTCTATTTTTACGTCCAACGGAGAGTCTTACAGTATTTTTACAACAACTAGGACGTGGTTTAAGATTAGCAGAAGGAAAAGATTGTTTAACTGTCCTAGACTTCGTGGGAAATGCACGTAATGAATATGACTTTGAAACAAAATTTAGAGCAATGATTGGAAAAACAAACTCATCCGTTCAAAAGGAACTAGAAGATGATTTTCCACATTTGCCATTAGGGTGCTCAATAGTCCTTGAGAAAAAAGCAAAACAGATAATTTTAAAGAATATAAAGCAAGCAACCAGTCATCGTAAAAACCAAATCATTAGCAAAATACAAAACTTTAGACACCATACTAATTTGCCATTAACATTATCCAACTTTATATCTATCAACCAAATTCCTCTTGAAGTTCTCTATAGACGTGAATGTTGGTCATATTTGAAATATTCGGCGAACTGCGAACCGGAATTTGATGAAAAGTATGCAAAAGAAATTAAGGGAGCTATATTAAACAAATGGCTTGCATGTGACTCATATTCATACTTGTCTTTTATCTTAAAGCTAGCAAAAAATAATTTTAAAATAGATGTATCTTCTCTAACAAAAGAAGAAAGACTAATGGCTTTAATGTTACATTATGACGTTTGGCAAAAGAATCATTCATTTGTAAATATTGATAATAGCGTTCAAGCACTTGGGACAAACCGATTACTTGTATCTGAAATAATAGAAGCGTTAGAAATCTTAATTGATAGAATTGACCATTTGGAGCAAGACATAAACTTGCCATATGAACAACCATTAAAGGTTCATAGCCGATATACTCGAGACCAAATACTGACTGCTTTTGGATTTAGTACTTTTAAACAAAAATCTTCTAATCGTGAAGGTGTTGCATTAAATAAAAAAACAAATACAGAATTATTGTTTATTGACTTGCACAAGTCTGAAGAAGATTACTCGCCTACTACCTTGTATAACGATTATGCAATCAATGATGTTTTATTACATTGGCAATCACAAAATGCAACAAGGCCAGATTTAGGTAAAGGGTTAGAATATATTAATCAGAAAGAAAATAATCGACTAATTTTGCTTTTCATCCGACCACACAAGCGAAACCAACATGGACTCACCAATGGTTATTATTTTTTAGGTAAAGCCAAGTTTGTTGAAACCTACGGTTCAAAACCAATGAACATTACTTGGAAATTGCAAGAGCCAATGCCAGCTTATTTATTAAAAGAATCAGCTAAATTAGCAATTGGATAACATAACACTCACCTGCCCCATCAAAGGGGAAGTTCGAGGGATATCTATACAAACCTCCCGCTCTGAAAATCATGAAATGCTTGCAGGATTTCTTCTCGGGTGTTCATTACAAACGGGCCACCTCTGGCGATGGGTTCATTCAAAGGTTTGCCGGCTATATAGACAAAGTCTGAGTTTTGCTGAGCTTTGATTAACAGGTTTTCTGCTTTTGATAAAACCGCAATTTCGCTTTTTTTCAAAGTTTGTTTTTGGTCGCCGATAGATATTTCGCCATTGAGAACATAAATAAAGGCGTTATCATCGGGGTTGATTGGTTCGGAAAATTCAGTTTGGCAGGAGCTGTTATATGCCAGAATGTTGGATTAACATAATTGTTGTCAATAACTCCTTTGTTGTTCCTGTGAAGTTGTTCCGGATATGACTTTGACTGAGATACCGTTCCCCCGTTTTTCGGTGGAGATTTCAGAAGAAGAAAACTCCTGATATTTGGGTTTGCACATCTTTTCACTAGCGGGCAGATTCACCCAAAGTTGCAATCCTGCCATCATGCCTTCGGTTTGTTCGGGCATTTCTGTGAATGTATGATTCCACGACCTGCGGTCATCCATTGCACATCTCCGGTTTCAATCACACCGGAATGACCGGCGCTGTCTTTGTGCTTCATTTTTCCGGCAAGCATGTAAGTCACGGTTTCAAATCCGCGATGTGGATGATCGGGGAAGCCACCAATATAGTCTAAGGGTTTATCCGAACCAAATTCATCCAACAATAAAAAAGGATCCAGATAATTTAACTGTTGTGTTCCAATCACTCTCTTTGAGTTGAACTGCACGCCATCGCCGTCTGATGCTGGATTGACCTTTGGTTTTAAAAATAATTTCTCTGTTCGCCATAAGATTTGCATTTATTATTCACATCATTCTAATATAATGTCGATTGTGAATAAATAAACTTAACCCCAAATATCATGTAGAATGATTTATGCAAATGGCAAAAAGTTGAAAAATTCTTCAGGAAAGAATTTTACGCAAGCCCTCATGGATGAGGGTGATATCAGGAATGATAGAATAAATATCGCTTCAATCCTAGTCATTCATAGGTTTATGCGATATTTATTCAAGATATCACCATTTTTTCATAACTAAACATCAGAGGTTTGCCAGCTTAGCTGCAGGGGACAGCACATGGAAGTGCTGGAGCAAACCATTAAGGTACAATTTGGTTTTTAGCAGATCTTCCTAATGTATTGTTATCAAAAGAAAAATCATTGGTTTTTACCGTTTACATGAAATATTGGGGTTAATAGCAAGGACAGATATTATTGAAAAACTGAATTTACAAAAACATCCCGAAGGCGGTTATTTTCGAAACTTATCGCAGTGAGGGTGAGATAAACTTTACTGAATGTGCCGATTTTTCAGGAAACAGAAATTATTCTACTTGCATTTATTTTTTGCTCATCTGATGAGTTTTCATCATTTCATCGAATCAAACAGGATGAAATCTGGCACTTTTATCATGGTTCAGCCATTCGATTATTTATGATTTCACCTCAAGGAGATTTAACGGAACACATTATCGGTAACGATTTATTGCAAGGTCAAAACCACAACTCGTTGTGCCTGCAAATCACTGGTTTGCGGCAGAAATCGTTGAACCAAATTCTTTTGCTCTGGTCGGTTGCACTGTGGCTCCGGGATTTGATTTTGCCGATTTTGAATTGGCGAAAAGAAAAGAGTTGAGTAACCAATTCCCACAACATCAATCTTTGATTGATAAGCTGACAAGAGAATAATATGTTAATGAATTCAAAAGATTATATGACTAAAACATTCTTATTGGTTGCACTTGTTGTTTTATCATCCTGTCAAAAGTCTCACAAACCTCGGGAGACATTTTCAAACTGGAAACAGATTTCCACATGGTCGGTTAAGGGAAAAATGGCGATTCGCAATGATAATGAGCGAGGCTCGGGGAAGTTCAGTTGGCTTGTTCATGATAGTAAAATCACCGCACAATTTAGCGCTCCTTTGGGACAAGGAAGCTGGAAAATCACTGAAGATAAGCATTCTGCCAAACTCACTTCATCAGAGCATGGAAATATTTTTGGAAACAATGCTGAGGATTTGATTTCAGCCGAATTAGGCTGGCACTTTCCGTGGAACAGTCTCGAATACTGGCTTAGAGGTTATGAAACCAGTCAAAAGTTAAAACCACATAACACACTTCCCGATTCATTCATTGATAATAGCTGGGAAGTGACTTATGAAAAATGGATGCCGACTCCAATAGGAATGTTGCCTAAAAAAATTAAGGCAAGCCAATCGCCTTATGAGGTAACGGTTGTTATTTACGATTGGAATCTGCAATGAAAACCCTTAGTCCGGCAAAAATCAACCTGATGCTTCGTGTCCTCGGTCAGAGAGAGGACGGTTATCATATTTTGCAAACCTATTTCCAACTTTTGGATTGGGGTGATGGGATGCAGTTTGAATTGATTGAGAATCAAGTTATTGAAATTGAAGGTAATTTTGGCAATTTACCAATTCAGAATAATTTAATTTACAAAGCAGCTGAAATGCTCTTACCTTTTAGAAAAGTTCAACAAGGCATTCGGATTGAAGTTGATAAGAATATTCCCCAAGGTTCAGGACTTGGTGGCGGAAGTTCCAATGCCGGAACAACTCTCAGAGTTTTAAATGAGTTATGGCAATGCGAACTGAGCCAAAACCAATTGCTTGAATTTGCCGTCAAACTGGGTGCGGATGTACCTATATTTGTTTTCAACAAATCGGCAATGGCAGTTGGAGTTGGAGAAAAATTAAACGAATATGAAATAGAAAAGAAATATTATGTTTTGATATTTCCACCGGTTTCAATTTCTACGGCTGAAGTTTTTAAAAGTTCTGAGTTACAAAGAAACCAAAAACCTATCGAAACCGAACAAATTCACAATCAAAATTTCTGGACCAATGCCTGTTTGCCTGTAGTGCTCAATCAGTTTTCCGAAGTGAAAGAAATGTATGGTATTTCAAGTCGTTATGCACCAACTTATATGTCGGGAACAGGTTCTACATTATTTGCCTGTTTTGACTCTAAAGGTGAAGCTCAACAGCATATTGATAAGTGTCCTGATGATTGGAAAATGGTTGTTTGTCATTCACAATAAAAATATGACAT
Above is a genomic segment from Gammaproteobacteria bacterium containing:
- a CDS encoding pirin-like C-terminal cupin domain-containing protein — translated: MLAYNSSCQTEFSEPINPDDNAFIYVLNGEISIGDQKQTLKKSEIAVLSKAENLLIKAQQNSDFVYIAGKPLNEPIARGGPFVMNTREEILQAFHDFQSGRFV
- the ispE gene encoding 4-(cytidine 5'-diphospho)-2-C-methyl-D-erythritol kinase encodes the protein MKTLSPAKINLMLRVLGQREDGYHILQTYFQLLDWGDGMQFELIENQVIEIEGNFGNLPIQNNLIYKAAEMLLPFRKVQQGIRIEVDKNIPQGSGLGGGSSNAGTTLRVLNELWQCELSQNQLLEFAVKLGADVPIFVFNKSAMAVGVGEKLNEYEIEKKYYVLIFPPVSISTAEVFKSSELQRNQKPIETEQIHNQNFWTNACLPVVLNQFSEVKEMYGISSRYAPTYMSGTGSTLFACFDSKGEAQQHIDKCPDDWKMVVCHSQ
- the lolB gene encoding lipoprotein insertase outer membrane protein LolB; amino-acid sequence: MTKTFLLVALVVLSSCQKSHKPRETFSNWKQISTWSVKGKMAIRNDNERGSGKFSWLVHDSKITAQFSAPLGQGSWKITEDKHSAKLTSSEHGNIFGNNAEDLISAELGWHFPWNSLEYWLRGYETSQKLKPHNTLPDSFIDNSWEVTYEKWMPTPIGMLPKKIKASQSPYEVTVVIYDWNLQ
- a CDS encoding pirin family protein — protein: MQILWRTEKLFLKPKVNPASDGDGVQFNSKRVIGTQQLNYLDPFLLLDEFGSDKPLDYIGGFPDHPHRGFETVTYMLAGKMKHKDSAGHSGVIETGDVQWMTAGRGIIHSQKCPNKPKA
- a CDS encoding DUF3427 domain-containing protein — encoded protein: METGLYEQLINKVIAQKLNLLDRDKFYINKIALDKTEASKVLSQYLSRVIHYALNQIQGKNSLEKQLKISNKIIKVLNKEISDAEIDENIIATEANILNAIYEKLNADFIDFKSHLKEITPYTRLSHSELFTGNHAGISLESEIKKEILSSDKISFLVSFIKWTGIRIFENELKEFTNRGGQLKIITTSYMGATDLKAIEFLSSLENTEIKVSYNTKNERLHAKAYLFYRNTGFHTGYIGSSNLSRSALTNGLEWNIKLTTQEVSHLIDKFQKTFQTYWQDSEFECFKYTDHSEKLKIALRSEKHSSKIQFDASTLFDIRPYSYQQEIIDKLQTERLVHKRNKNLVVAATGTGKTVISAFDFKQFRKQNPEARLLFVAHREEILKQSRATFQGVLKDNNFGELWVGGYEPESLKHVFVSVQTLKNRIKNLQLDSSYYDFIIVDEVHHITASSYRPILNQFNPKILLGLTATPERMDGADILSDFSGVIAAEIRLAEALNRKLLCPFQYFGITDSVDISNVEWRNGRYVPSELTKIYTENDRRVGEIIKNIHKYQKNIHETRTLGFCVDQDHAQYMAEKFHLAGFKAGYLVSNNSSLRHELRQRFIKGEINYLFVVDIFNEGVDIPEIDTVLFLRPTESLTVFLQQLGRGLRLAEGKDCLTVLDFVGNARNEYDFETKFRAMIGKTNSSVQKELEDDFPHLPLGCSIVLEKKAKQIILKNIKQATSHRKNQIISKIQNFRHHTNLPLTLSNFISINQIPLEVLYRRECWSYLKYSANCEPEFDEKYAKEIKGAILNKWLACDSYSYLSFILKLAKNNFKIDVSSLTKEERLMALMLHYDVWQKNHSFVNIDNSVQALGTNRLLVSEIIEALEILIDRIDHLEQDINLPYEQPLKVHSRYTRDQILTAFGFSTFKQKSSNREGVALNKKTNTELLFIDLHKSEEDYSPTTLYNDYAINDVLLHWQSQNATRPDLGKGLEYINQKENNRLILLFIRPHKRNQHGLTNGYYFLGKAKFVETYGSKPMNITWKLQEPMPAYLLKESAKLAIG